The DNA sequence GGCCCGCTACCTGCTGGCCCCCGGCCGCCTCCCGGACCGCATCGCCGCGGGCGCCCACGTGGCGGGCGCCGACGCGGTGGCGGAACCGCTGGGCGCGGCGCGGGAGGTGGTGGCGCTGCTGGTGCGGCGATACGAAGAAGGAGCCGTGGGGGCCGCCGGAGCCGCGGAGGCCGCGGCGCGCGCGGCGGCTTAGCGCGGCGAGCGCCCGGCGGCCGTCTCCGGCCCGCCCGGCCCGGGCGGAAGCCCGCCCCCCGCCCGGGCCGGGCGTCCCTCACTTCCGTCCGGCCGCCTCCGCCCGCAGGCGTTCGGTCTGGGTGCGGCCCACCTCCGCGGTGCGGCGCAGGTAGTCACCGATGACGGCGAGTTGTCCGTCGGTGTAGCCGGCCAGCACTTCGCCGAAGGCCCGGCTCGGTTCGTCCCATGCGGCGCGGACGGTGGCGAGGGAGCCGGGGGTGAGGGAGACGAGGGCGCGGCGGCGGTCGGTGGGGTCGGTGTGGCGGTCCGCGAGGCCGGACTTGACGAGGCGGTCGACGAGGCGGGTGGCCGAGCCCGGGGTCAGGCCGGTGAGGCGGGCGATCTCGCCGGTGCACAGCGGGTGGTCCTGCTCGGCCAGGACGCCGAGACACTGGAGGTCGGTGGGGTGCAGGCCCAGGCGGTCGGCCAGGGCCTGGTTGAACAGGGTCCACACCGCGTAGTGGCCCCGGCTCTCGGCCTCGATCCGCGCGAGCAGCTCGGCGCGCTCGGGCGCGCGGTCTCCGTCCGCCATGAAATCCCCTTGCGTTGATCGATCTTTGCGCAACACAATCTTTGCGTGGCGCACATTTTGTGTGCCTCCCCATCGTACGGAAGGCTCTCCAGACCATGACGACTCTCGTCACCGGCGGCCGCGGGCGCGTGGCCCGTGCCCTCGTCGACCTCCTGCGCGCCGACGGCCGTCCGGTCCGCGTCGCCTCGAACGCGCCCGAGCGGCTGGAGCTGCCGGACGGCACGCCCACCGTGCGCTGTTCGCTCGGCGAGCCGGAGACGTTCCCCGCGGCCCTCGACGGTGTGACGTCGGTCTTCCTCTATGCCCAGGCGTCGCACGCCGACGCCTTCCTCGCCGAGGCGGC is a window from the Streptomyces mobaraensis genome containing:
- a CDS encoding MarR family winged helix-turn-helix transcriptional regulator, translating into MADGDRAPERAELLARIEAESRGHYAVWTLFNQALADRLGLHPTDLQCLGVLAEQDHPLCTGEIARLTGLTPGSATRLVDRLVKSGLADRHTDPTDRRRALVSLTPGSLATVRAAWDEPSRAFGEVLAGYTDGQLAVIGDYLRRTAEVGRTQTERLRAEAAGRK